One window of the Candidatus Microbacterium colombiense genome contains the following:
- the rsmI gene encoding 16S rRNA (cytidine(1402)-2'-O)-methyltransferase, with protein MIILAATPIGNLGDASRRLIEVLENAEVVVAEDTRTTQRLLKALEIENRPRLIALHDHNEKQKAGELAALAAETDVVVMSDAGMPTVSDPGYGLVAEAVAQGVTVTAIPGPSAVLMALAISGLPTDRFTFEGFLPRKPGERRSALRAVAAEPRTMVFFESPARLASALVDMGAAFGDERRIAVCRELTKFYEEVRRGTASELAAWAAEGVKGEIVVVVEGAARRDASPEDALAQVQQLLADGIRLKDAASEVAALTGLSSRDLYQAALAARAR; from the coding sequence GTGATCATCCTCGCTGCGACTCCGATCGGAAACCTCGGCGACGCCTCACGCCGCCTGATCGAGGTGCTCGAGAACGCCGAGGTCGTGGTGGCGGAGGACACCCGCACCACCCAGCGACTGCTCAAGGCGCTGGAGATCGAGAACCGTCCTCGGCTGATCGCCCTGCACGATCACAACGAGAAGCAGAAGGCCGGCGAGCTCGCCGCGCTCGCCGCGGAGACCGATGTCGTGGTGATGAGCGATGCGGGTATGCCGACCGTCAGCGATCCCGGGTACGGACTGGTCGCCGAGGCCGTCGCGCAGGGCGTCACGGTGACCGCGATCCCCGGGCCGAGCGCGGTGCTGATGGCACTCGCGATCTCGGGGCTCCCCACCGACCGTTTCACGTTCGAGGGTTTCCTGCCCCGCAAGCCGGGTGAGCGGCGCTCGGCGCTGCGAGCCGTGGCCGCAGAACCGCGCACCATGGTCTTCTTCGAGTCGCCCGCGCGTCTCGCCTCCGCCCTGGTCGACATGGGCGCGGCTTTCGGCGATGAGCGACGCATCGCCGTGTGCCGGGAGCTGACCAAGTTCTACGAAGAGGTGCGGCGCGGCACGGCTTCCGAGCTCGCCGCCTGGGCGGCTGAGGGCGTGAAGGGCGAGATCGTCGTGGTGGTCGAGGGTGCGGCTCGCCGCGACGCCTCCCCGGAAGACGCCCTGGCCCAGGTGCAGCAGCTCCTGGCCGACGGCATCCGGCTGAAGGATGCCGCATCCGAGGTGGCCGCCCTCACCGGACTCTCCTCGCGTGATCTGTACCAGGCGGCACTCGCGGCCCGAGCGAGGTGA
- a CDS encoding phospholipid carrier-dependent glycosyltransferase, whose product MTAPVPLLPAPEERLTRYGQLRDRILLDPDWRRSIRWLAPLVVTALAAVLRLIGIGHPHQLAFDETYYVKDAWSLWTLGYEGTWGEGANDAFLTGQDLPLSDLGSFIVHPPLGKWLIALGMALGGPENSAGWRLTTAILGTATVFLVYVIGRMLSGSIVVATVAGTLIALDGLSIVMSRIALLDGILTFFILLGVIFVLLDRRRTIPLLERRDPDAPDPFWGPILWRRPWLIAAGVALGAACAVKWSGLYVLAAFGLYVVVTDALARRRAGVVLWPTDAALRQGPVSFLLLVFPAIAVYLISWTGWFVTAGGYDRRSDANPLVALWKYHQSMLGFHVGLNRGHPYASPAWEWPFLLRPTAVWVGSDPAPCGVDHCIAVISAIPNPLIWYAGVAASVFLTVLLVRGWVRRQPVGPEIGVTLVGLAAAYVPWLMFPERTIFQFYTVVMVPFLVIALALTLRIIAGRREDPLHRRQSGERTVIIFLAFVVLVSAFFLPLWTGTSVPYDFWRLHNWLPGWI is encoded by the coding sequence GTGACCGCACCCGTCCCCCTGCTGCCTGCTCCCGAGGAGCGGCTGACGCGATACGGACAGCTGCGTGACCGCATCCTGCTCGATCCGGACTGGCGGCGGTCGATCCGCTGGCTCGCCCCGCTCGTCGTCACCGCGCTGGCCGCGGTGCTGCGCCTGATCGGCATCGGCCATCCGCACCAGCTGGCCTTCGACGAGACCTACTACGTCAAAGACGCGTGGTCGCTGTGGACTCTCGGTTACGAGGGCACCTGGGGAGAGGGCGCGAACGACGCGTTCCTCACGGGGCAGGATCTTCCGCTCTCCGACCTCGGCTCGTTCATCGTGCATCCGCCGCTCGGCAAGTGGCTGATCGCGCTCGGCATGGCTCTGGGCGGCCCCGAGAACAGCGCGGGCTGGCGACTCACGACCGCGATCCTCGGCACCGCCACGGTGTTCCTGGTGTACGTGATCGGCCGGATGCTCAGCGGCTCGATCGTGGTCGCGACGGTCGCCGGCACGCTGATCGCCCTCGACGGGCTCAGCATCGTGATGAGCCGGATCGCACTGTTGGACGGCATCCTGACCTTCTTCATCCTGCTCGGCGTCATCTTCGTACTGCTCGACCGGCGACGCACGATCCCCCTGCTCGAGCGTCGTGATCCCGATGCTCCCGACCCGTTCTGGGGGCCGATCCTCTGGCGTCGTCCGTGGCTGATCGCGGCCGGCGTGGCGCTGGGTGCCGCGTGCGCGGTGAAGTGGTCGGGCCTCTACGTGCTCGCCGCGTTCGGACTGTACGTCGTCGTGACCGATGCTCTCGCACGGCGCCGCGCCGGAGTGGTCCTCTGGCCGACGGATGCGGCGCTGCGACAGGGACCGGTCTCGTTCCTGCTGCTGGTGTTCCCGGCGATCGCCGTGTACCTGATCAGCTGGACCGGATGGTTCGTCACCGCGGGCGGCTACGACCGTCGGAGCGATGCCAACCCGCTGGTCGCCCTGTGGAAGTACCACCAGTCGATGCTCGGCTTCCACGTCGGACTGAACCGCGGACACCCCTATGCCAGCCCGGCCTGGGAATGGCCGTTCCTGCTCCGGCCGACGGCGGTCTGGGTGGGCTCGGATCCGGCTCCCTGCGGCGTCGATCACTGCATCGCGGTGATCTCCGCGATCCCGAATCCCCTGATCTGGTACGCCGGCGTCGCCGCCTCGGTCTTCCTCACCGTCCTGCTCGTGCGCGGATGGGTGCGCCGGCAGCCGGTCGGGCCGGAGATCGGCGTCACGCTGGTCGGCCTCGCCGCCGCGTACGTGCCGTGGCTGATGTTCCCCGAGCGCACGATCTTCCAGTTCTACACGGTGGTCATGGTGCCGTTCCTCGTGATCGCCCTCGCCCTGACATTGCGCATCATCGCCGGACGACGGGAAGACCCGTTGCACCGCCGGCAGTCCGGCGAGCGCACCGTGATCATCTTCCTGGCGTTCGTGGTGCTGGTCTCGGCGTTCTTCCTGCCACTGTGGACGGGCACCAGTGTGCCGTACGACTTCTGGCGCCTGCACAACTGGCTGCCCGGCTGGATCTGA
- a CDS encoding Lrp/AsnC family transcriptional regulator — MRIDRLDAELIRLLTESPQLPLLECARRLGIARGTATSRLARLHEGGVIEAIVPRIDPSGFGYGVVAFCLVEIDQKVGHDDVATALADAVPEIVDMHTVTGAHDMQLRLVARDATQLQDVLDRVALVPGVARTASSIAMRTHLSGRVLPLVEHVAGDDPVTR; from the coding sequence ATGCGCATCGATCGCCTCGACGCCGAGCTCATCCGTCTGCTCACCGAGTCGCCCCAGCTGCCGCTGCTCGAGTGTGCGCGGCGCCTGGGCATCGCCCGCGGCACGGCCACGAGCCGCCTCGCCCGTCTGCACGAGGGCGGGGTGATCGAGGCGATCGTGCCGCGGATCGACCCGAGCGGCTTCGGCTACGGCGTGGTCGCGTTCTGCCTGGTCGAGATCGACCAGAAGGTCGGCCATGACGATGTCGCCACGGCTCTCGCCGACGCGGTGCCCGAGATCGTCGACATGCACACCGTCACGGGAGCCCACGACATGCAGCTGCGTCTGGTCGCACGTGACGCCACGCAGTTGCAGGATGTGCTCGACCGGGTGGCGCTGGTTCCGGGGGTGGCGCGCACGGCATCGTCGATCGCGATGCGCACGCACCTCTCGGGCCGGGTGCTGCCGCTGGTCGAGCATGTCGCGGGGGACGACCCGGTGACGCGGTGA
- a CDS encoding amino acid permease, whose protein sequence is MTDVPVTTTTTQGLHPGLTRRQISMMGLGGAIGAGLFVGSGQAIGLAGPAVLVSYLVAGAIVILVMAMLAEMVAARPSSGAFSSYAQKAMGRSAGSAVGWLYWIQLVVVIAAEATGAAGIVAGWVPGIPAWLWVLIFVVALTAVNLFGVGNYGRFEFWFAAIKVAAIIVFLVVGVCAIVGLIPGVPATGIGNLVDNGGFAPNGMTGIAAALLIVVFAFGGTEVVAIAAAESDDPARNIRRIVREVLVRILIFYIGSIFVIVAVLPWNAPEVLDGPFSAVLATLKVPGVDLVMSLIVVVALLSAMNANIYGASRMAFSLGERGLAPQAITRISDQGVPFVAVLSSVAFGFVTVGLNWAFPDVVLPALLNVVGSTLLVIWTATALAQIILRRRADRDGTEMPMRMWGFPWLSWVCLLLLAGVIVLAMFDPAARIQLLLTLGLTAALLVVARLTRGRSRAGVPAE, encoded by the coding sequence ACCACGACCACCACCCAGGGTCTGCATCCCGGCCTGACCCGCCGCCAGATCTCGATGATGGGCCTCGGCGGGGCCATCGGGGCCGGACTCTTCGTCGGTTCCGGGCAGGCGATCGGTCTGGCCGGTCCCGCCGTGCTGGTCTCGTATCTCGTCGCGGGCGCCATCGTCATCCTGGTGATGGCGATGCTCGCCGAGATGGTGGCCGCCCGCCCCAGCTCCGGCGCCTTCAGCTCCTACGCCCAGAAGGCCATGGGGCGCAGCGCCGGCAGCGCGGTGGGGTGGTTGTACTGGATCCAGCTCGTCGTGGTGATCGCCGCCGAGGCGACGGGCGCCGCCGGGATCGTCGCGGGGTGGGTGCCGGGCATCCCTGCGTGGCTCTGGGTGCTGATCTTCGTGGTCGCCCTCACCGCGGTGAACCTGTTCGGAGTGGGCAACTACGGCCGCTTCGAGTTCTGGTTCGCGGCCATCAAGGTCGCGGCGATCATCGTGTTCCTCGTGGTGGGCGTCTGCGCGATCGTGGGGCTCATCCCCGGGGTGCCGGCGACGGGCATCGGCAACCTGGTCGACAACGGCGGCTTCGCCCCCAACGGCATGACCGGCATCGCCGCGGCGCTGCTCATCGTCGTGTTCGCGTTCGGCGGCACCGAGGTCGTCGCGATCGCGGCCGCCGAGTCCGACGATCCGGCGCGCAACATCCGCCGCATCGTGCGCGAGGTGCTCGTGCGCATCCTGATCTTCTACATCGGTTCGATCTTCGTGATCGTGGCCGTGCTGCCCTGGAACGCGCCGGAGGTGCTCGACGGACCGTTCTCGGCGGTGCTGGCGACCCTGAAGGTGCCCGGTGTCGACCTGGTGATGTCGCTCATCGTCGTGGTGGCGCTGCTGTCGGCGATGAACGCCAACATCTACGGCGCATCCCGCATGGCCTTCTCGCTCGGCGAGCGCGGCCTCGCCCCGCAGGCGATCACACGCATCAGCGACCAGGGCGTCCCGTTCGTGGCGGTGCTGTCATCCGTCGCGTTCGGCTTCGTCACGGTCGGGCTCAACTGGGCGTTCCCCGATGTCGTGCTGCCGGCGTTGCTCAACGTCGTGGGCTCCACGCTCCTGGTCATCTGGACGGCGACCGCGCTCGCGCAGATCATCCTGCGACGCCGGGCCGACCGAGACGGCACCGAGATGCCGATGCGCATGTGGGGCTTCCCGTGGCTCTCCTGGGTGTGCCTGCTGCTGCTGGCCGGGGTGATCGTGCTCGCGATGTTCGACCCCGCCGCCCGCATCCAGCTGCTCCTGACGCTCGGACTCACGGCCGCGCTGCTCGTGGTCGCCCGTCTGACGCGGGGCAGGTCCCGCGCCGGGGTACCGGCGGAGTAG